From one Pseudopipra pipra isolate bDixPip1 chromosome 2, bDixPip1.hap1, whole genome shotgun sequence genomic stretch:
- the LOC135407824 gene encoding cell surface glycoprotein CD200 receptor 1-B-like — protein sequence MSQKWAVLAVLLFLPINMIEAYNTVSVEAGHEAVLSCPYIFNVSLLMVTWKKKCSSCCVLAYRSDHNETGKTNCTERIMWKYSPDSDPALRIYPVNLSDEGNYSCEIVNSEGNFYFSSSLTVMVPPRATLTYDKGRGAVCRASAGKPAADISWIPASNASTEEEIQHANGTVTRVSYTGWANSTLPTATCLVTHPASNQTLSIDLTNASPSLPYLLIGGSASVAAVTGVTLCLIFWCRAFRLRQLAQGPAEPSATGNFKSTPSHFLPETMYENYYPGSIYMNQYQCRHK from the exons ATGTCTCAGAAATGGGcagtcctggctgtgctcctttTCTTGCCAATCAATATGATTGAAG CTTACAACACGGTGAGTGTGGAGGCTGGTCATgaggctgtgctgagctgcccTTACATCTTCAACGTGTCTTTGCTGATGGTGACATGGAAGAAGAAATGCAGCAGTTGCTGTGTGTTGGCCTACAGGAGTGATCACAATGAGACAGGGAAGACAAACTGCACTGAGAGGATCATGTGGAAATATTCACCTGACAGTGACCCTGCCCTTCGTATTTACCCTGTGAACCTTAGTGATGAGGGAAATTACAGCTGTGAAATTGTCAACAGTgaagggaatttttatttttcctcttctctgacTGTCATGG TCCCTCCTAGAGCGACTCTGACCTACGACAAGGGCAGGGGGGCCGTCTGCCGGGCGTCTGCGGGAAAGCCGGCTGCTGACATCTCCTGGATCCCGGCAAGCAACGCCAGCACTGAGGAAGAAATCCAGCACGCCAACGGGACGGTGACCAGGGTGAGCTACACAGGCTGGGCCAACAGCACGCTGCCCACTGCCACCTGCCTGGTGACCCACCCAGCCTCAAACCAGACCCTGTCCATAGACCTGACGA ATGCTTCCCCCAGCCTTCCCTATCTCCTGATAGGAGGATCTGCAAGTGTTGCTGCTGTCACTGGTGTGACTTTATGCTTGATTTTCTGGTGCAGAG CTTTCCGGTTACGACAACTGGCACAGGGGCCAGCAGAACCATCTGCA ACTGGAAACTTCAAGTCCACACCCTCACATTTCTTACCAGAGACTATGTACGAGAACTACTATCCAGGATCCATATATATGAACCAATACCAGTGCAGGCACAAGTAG
- the CD160 gene encoding CD160 antigen isoform X2 — MTLIPEFLAKAGGSPVLVFQMAALAMLVSEHSMLEIIYAPTTEYLEEGKTLSLNCLIRHQQNESSQIEAHWYKRADKQNETGFGEEVESLHLSQNSDPRVRVTSSLLLQVQKVNQSDSGRYQCRAKIKNTVLTAVGHFIRVNVTERTEVDLEENKALRVDSGLEKMWAVVTISWIIVCVKGLIL, encoded by the exons ATGACTCTGATCCCAGAGTTCCTCGCTAAGGCGGGAGGCAGTCCTGTCCTTGTGTTCCAAATGGCAGCTCTGGCAATGCTGGTATCAG AACACAGCATGCTGGAAATCATTTATGCACCTACCACGGAGTACCTGGAGGAAGGCAAGACCCTGAGTTTGAACTGCCTCATCAGGCACCAGCAGAATGAATCGTCACAAATTGAGGCTCACTGGTATAAAAGAGCAGATAAGCAAAACGAGACTGGGtttggggaggaggtggaaAGCTTGCACCTTTCACAAAACTCGGACCCCAGGGTGAGAGTCACATCctcgctgctgctgcaggtTCAGAAAGTCAACCAGTCAGACAGCGGCCGCTACCAGTGCAGGGCCAAAATAAAGAACACTGTCCTCACTGCTGTGGGCCACTTCATCAGGGTGAATGTAACAG AGAGGACAGAGGTTGACCTGGAAGAGAACAAAGCTCTAAGGGTGGATTCTGGGCTGGAGAAAATGTGGGCTGTGGTTACAATATCCTGGATAATTGTGTGTGTCAAAG GACTCATACTGTGA
- the CD160 gene encoding CD160 antigen isoform X1, with protein sequence MTLIPEFLAKAGGSPVLVFQMAALAMLVSEHSMLEIIYAPTTEYLEEGKTLSLNCLIRHQQNESSQIEAHWYKRADKQNETGFGEEVESLHLSQNSDPRVRVTSSLLLQVQKVNQSDSGRYQCRAKIKNTVLTAVGHFIRVNVTGVNIVNSTERTEVDLEENKALRVDSGLEKMWAVVTISWIIVCVKGLIL encoded by the exons ATGACTCTGATCCCAGAGTTCCTCGCTAAGGCGGGAGGCAGTCCTGTCCTTGTGTTCCAAATGGCAGCTCTGGCAATGCTGGTATCAG AACACAGCATGCTGGAAATCATTTATGCACCTACCACGGAGTACCTGGAGGAAGGCAAGACCCTGAGTTTGAACTGCCTCATCAGGCACCAGCAGAATGAATCGTCACAAATTGAGGCTCACTGGTATAAAAGAGCAGATAAGCAAAACGAGACTGGGtttggggaggaggtggaaAGCTTGCACCTTTCACAAAACTCGGACCCCAGGGTGAGAGTCACATCctcgctgctgctgcaggtTCAGAAAGTCAACCAGTCAGACAGCGGCCGCTACCAGTGCAGGGCCAAAATAAAGAACACTGTCCTCACTGCTGTGGGCCACTTCATCAGGGTGAATGTAACAG GTGTGAACATTGTCAATTCCACAGAGAGGACAGAGGTTGACCTGGAAGAGAACAAAGCTCTAAGGGTGGATTCTGGGCTGGAGAAAATGTGGGCTGTGGTTACAATATCCTGGATAATTGTGTGTGTCAAAG GACTCATACTGTGA
- the PDZK1 gene encoding Na(+)/H(+) exchange regulatory cofactor NHE-RF3 isoform X1 has product MTSVLQPRECKVTKKPQKIYGFFLRLERDTAGHIIRNVEQNSPAEQAGLKDGDRVLRVNGVFVDKEEHAQVVELIKNSGNSVVLLVLDDTSYHKAQKEGVNLEELGQKASTGQQQEQSPPSTANRGTTAVPQPRFCYLAKEEKGYGFSLKTTEGQKGLFIVELSPEGAAAKAGVQNNDRLIEINGENVENYTHEEVVEKVKKSENHVMFLLSNEETDRYFTSQKKVLSKESASLGLLPLRPRLIEIQKGKSGYGFYLRMEQNTGDHVIKDVNPGSPAAVAGLKDDDILVAVNGEQVDGLDHESVVGKIKQSEAKTTLLVVDKETDAMYKLAQISPFSYYYKAQDSTPGKVEERVELHTEHRVNHKPRICKMVKGPSGFGFSLNMIKNKPGLFISEVKNHGPADRAGVENNDFLVEVNGVNVISDPYDEVVARIQNSGDRLTLLVCSKDAYRQTHPPLHNQLPPQELPVTTRTTQSCEETTTTKKKPPESFFSNFLLLHLPELGYSKECHACKGLQSLPEINTSV; this is encoded by the exons ATGACTTCTGTGCTCCAGCCCCGAGAATGCAAAGTGACCAAAAAGCCCCAGAAGATCTACGGATTCTTCCTGCGCCTTGAGAGAGACACGGCAGGGCACATCATCCGCAACGTGGAACAGAACAGTCCAGCTGAACAGGCTGGCTTGAAGGATGGAGACAGAGTTCTCAGGGTCAATGGTGTGTTTGTAGACAAGGAGGAACATGCACAG GTGGTGGAGTTAATAAAAAACAGTGGGAATTCCGTTGTACTTCTCGTTCTGGATGACACATCCTATCACAAGGCACAAAAGGAGGGAGTGAACTTGGAAGAGCTGGGTCAAAAGGCATCAacaggacagcagcaggagcagtccCCACCATCCACGGCCAACAGAGGAACCACTGCAGTTCCACAACCCCGGTTCTGCTACCTAGCGAAGGAGGAGAAAGGCTATGGCTTCTCCCTGAAAACCACAGAAG GACAGAAGGGGTTGTTCATAGTGGAGCTTTCACCAGAAGGAGCAGCTGCAAAGGCTGGTGTCCAAAATAACGATCGCCTGATTGAAATCAATGGGGAAAACGTGGAAAATTACACACACGAGGAAGTGGTGGAAAAG GTAAAGAAGTCTGAAAATCATGTTATGTTTCTACTTTCAAATGAAGAAACAGACCGCTATTTCACAAGCCAGAAGAAGGTACTGAGCAAAGAGAGCGCCAGCCTAGGACTGCTTCCCCTCAGACCACGGCTCATCGAGATCCAGAAGGGGAAAAGCGGTTACGGATTTTACCTACGGATGGAACAAAACACTGGTG ACCACGTCATCAAGGACGTAAATCCCGGGAGCCCGGCGGCCGTGGCGGGTCTCAAAGACGACGACATCTTAGTGGCCGTCAACGGAGAGCAAGTGGATGGCCTGGACCACGAGAGTGTAGTGGGAAAAATCAAGCAGTCCGAGGCAAAAACCACACTGCTGGTCGTGGATAAGGAAACTGATGCCATGTATAAACTG GCTCAAATTTCCCCCTTCTCATACTACTACAAAGCACAAGATTCAACTCCAGGTAAAGTGGAAGAAAGAGTGGAGTTGCACACTGAGCACAGAGTGAACCACAAGCCAAGAATCTGCAAGATGGTGAAAGGGCCTAGTGGATTTGGCTTCAGCTTAAACATGATCAAGAACAAGCCTGGACTTTTCATCAGTGAG GTAAAAAACCACGGGCCAGCTGACAGGGCAGGGGTAGAAAACAACGACTTCTTGGTGGAAGTGAACGGAGTGAACGTGATCAGCGACCCCTACGACGAAGTGGTGGCAAGAATCCAAAACAGTGGTGACAGACTAACACTGCTGGTGTGCAGCAAAGATGCTTACAG GCAGACTCATCCTCCTCTTCACAATCAGCTGCCTCCACAAGAGCTGCCAGTTACAACGAGGACGACACAAAGTTGTGAGgagacaacaacaacaaaaaagaaaccacctGAATCtttcttcagtaattttttGCTACTACACCTGCCAGAACTTGGCTATTCCAAGGAGTGCCATGCCTGTAAAGGACTGCAGTCTCTTCCTGAAATAAACACTTCAGTGTAA
- the PDZK1 gene encoding Na(+)/H(+) exchange regulatory cofactor NHE-RF3 isoform X2 translates to MTSVLQPRECKVTKKPQKIYGFFLRLERDTAGHIIRNVEQNSPAEQAGLKDGDRVLRVNGVFVDKEEHAQVVELIKNSGNSVVLLVLDDTSYHKAQKEGVNLEELGQKASTGQQQEQSPPSTANRGTTAVPQPRFCYLAKEEKGYGFSLKTTEGQKGLFIVELSPEGAAAKAGVQNNDRLIEINGENVENYTHEEVVEKVKKSENHVMFLLSNEETDRYFTSQKKVLSKESASLGLLPLRPRLIEIQKGKSGYGFYLRMEQNTGDHVIKDVNPGSPAAVAGLKDDDILVAVNGEQVDGLDHESVVGKIKQSEAKTTLLVVDKETDAMYKLAQISPFSYYYKAQDSTPGKVEERVELHTEHRVNHKPRICKMVKGPSGFGFSLNMIKNKPGLFISEVKNHGPADRAGVENNDFLVEVNGVNVISDPYDEVVARIQNSGDRLTLLVCSKDAYRYFQGQNIPITASMAEPAHDTPEPPAYTENHLSEPERNSPEPRERADSSSSSQSAASTRAASYNEDDTKL, encoded by the exons ATGACTTCTGTGCTCCAGCCCCGAGAATGCAAAGTGACCAAAAAGCCCCAGAAGATCTACGGATTCTTCCTGCGCCTTGAGAGAGACACGGCAGGGCACATCATCCGCAACGTGGAACAGAACAGTCCAGCTGAACAGGCTGGCTTGAAGGATGGAGACAGAGTTCTCAGGGTCAATGGTGTGTTTGTAGACAAGGAGGAACATGCACAG GTGGTGGAGTTAATAAAAAACAGTGGGAATTCCGTTGTACTTCTCGTTCTGGATGACACATCCTATCACAAGGCACAAAAGGAGGGAGTGAACTTGGAAGAGCTGGGTCAAAAGGCATCAacaggacagcagcaggagcagtccCCACCATCCACGGCCAACAGAGGAACCACTGCAGTTCCACAACCCCGGTTCTGCTACCTAGCGAAGGAGGAGAAAGGCTATGGCTTCTCCCTGAAAACCACAGAAG GACAGAAGGGGTTGTTCATAGTGGAGCTTTCACCAGAAGGAGCAGCTGCAAAGGCTGGTGTCCAAAATAACGATCGCCTGATTGAAATCAATGGGGAAAACGTGGAAAATTACACACACGAGGAAGTGGTGGAAAAG GTAAAGAAGTCTGAAAATCATGTTATGTTTCTACTTTCAAATGAAGAAACAGACCGCTATTTCACAAGCCAGAAGAAGGTACTGAGCAAAGAGAGCGCCAGCCTAGGACTGCTTCCCCTCAGACCACGGCTCATCGAGATCCAGAAGGGGAAAAGCGGTTACGGATTTTACCTACGGATGGAACAAAACACTGGTG ACCACGTCATCAAGGACGTAAATCCCGGGAGCCCGGCGGCCGTGGCGGGTCTCAAAGACGACGACATCTTAGTGGCCGTCAACGGAGAGCAAGTGGATGGCCTGGACCACGAGAGTGTAGTGGGAAAAATCAAGCAGTCCGAGGCAAAAACCACACTGCTGGTCGTGGATAAGGAAACTGATGCCATGTATAAACTG GCTCAAATTTCCCCCTTCTCATACTACTACAAAGCACAAGATTCAACTCCAGGTAAAGTGGAAGAAAGAGTGGAGTTGCACACTGAGCACAGAGTGAACCACAAGCCAAGAATCTGCAAGATGGTGAAAGGGCCTAGTGGATTTGGCTTCAGCTTAAACATGATCAAGAACAAGCCTGGACTTTTCATCAGTGAG GTAAAAAACCACGGGCCAGCTGACAGGGCAGGGGTAGAAAACAACGACTTCTTGGTGGAAGTGAACGGAGTGAACGTGATCAGCGACCCCTACGACGAAGTGGTGGCAAGAATCCAAAACAGTGGTGACAGACTAACACTGCTGGTGTGCAGCAAAGATGCTTACAGGTACTTCCAGGGCCAGAACATTCCCATCACAGCCTCGATGGCAGAGCCAGCCCATGACACTCCCGAACCTCCTGCTTACACAGAAAACCATCTGTCAGAGCCAGAGAGAAACTCACCTGAACCAAGGGAAAGG GCAGACTCATCCTCCTCTTCACAATCAGCTGCCTCCACAAGAGCTGCCAGTTACAACGAGGACGACACAAAGTTGTGA